The DNA sequence ATCTTATCCGGAATCGTCTGAAGCTCTGTTATATATCCTGTATACTGTTCTTCTGTGATCTCACCACGAACTCTTGCAAATTCTATCGACAGCATATATCCCGCAATCAACTGTGCACTGTATGCCTTGGTTGTAGCAACCGCAATCTCCGGTCCGGCAAGAGTATAGAAAACATTATCTGCTTCACGGGCAATCGATGAACCTACAACATTCACGATACCAAGAGTCTTCACTTCCTGCTCTTTTGCAAGACGAAGTCCTGCAAGTGTATCTGCCGTCTCACCCGACTGGCTAACCACGATAACCAGATCATTTTTATTCAAAATAGGTCTTCTATAACGGAATTCCGATGCAAGCTCCACGCGAACAGGAATTCTTGCAAGATCTTCCATCACATACTGAGTAACAACACCTGTATGATATGCAGAACCACACGCTACGATAAATACCTGTGAAATGTTCTTAATATCTTCCTCACTCAAGCCCATATCGCTCAGGTCAATTCTGCCATCTTTGATCTTAGAATTCATCGTATCCAAGATAGCCTTTGGCTGCTCATGAATCTCCTTCATCATGAAATGCTCATAGCCACCCTTTTCGGCAGCTTCTGCATCCCATTTGATCTCAACCAGATCTTTTGGGATCTCATCGCCATCCAGATTGTAAAATGTTGCCTTACCGTCAGCCAGACGACCAAGCTCCATATTTCCAATGTAATAAACATTTCTTGTATATTTCAAAATAGCAGGAACATCCGATGCGATATAGCAATTCCCATCAGCAATACCAATAATCATCGGGCTGTCTTTTCTTGCAACATAGATTTCATTTGGATACTCTTCAAACATCATTGCAAGTGCATAAGAACCACGAATACGAACCATCGCATGATTAATCGCATCTACCGGTGTATGTTCATATTTCTTGTAATAGTAATCCACAAGCTTCACAGCAACTTCTGTATCGGTTGAAGAATAAAAAGAATAACCATTCTTAACAAGCTTCGCCTTCAGCTCCTGATAATTCTCGATAATTCCATTATGTACACCTACAACATTTCCATCATCACTTGTATGAGGATGTGCATTTGTCTCTGATGGTTCACCGTGCGTTGCCCATCTGGTATGTCCGATACCACAAGTGCCAAATACAGCATGTCCTGCATCTGTCTTCTCAATCAGACCTTTCAAACGTCCTTTTGCCTTAACGATCTTTATCGCTGAGGCATTATCTCTGACAGCAATACCTGCTGAATCATAACCCCTATACTCTAACTTTGACAGACCATCCAAAAGAATCGGTGCTGCC is a window from the Lachnospiraceae bacterium GAM79 genome containing:
- the glmS gene encoding glutamine--fructose-6-phosphate transaminase (isomerizing) → MCGIVGYVGKEQAAPILLDGLSKLEYRGYDSAGIAVRDNASAIKIVKAKGRLKGLIEKTDAGHAVFGTCGIGHTRWATHGEPSETNAHPHTSDDGNVVGVHNGIIENYQELKAKLVKNGYSFYSSTDTEVAVKLVDYYYKKYEHTPVDAINHAMVRIRGSYALAMMFEEYPNEIYVARKDSPMIIGIADGNCYIASDVPAILKYTRNVYYIGNMELGRLADGKATFYNLDGDEIPKDLVEIKWDAEAAEKGGYEHFMMKEIHEQPKAILDTMNSKIKDGRIDLSDMGLSEEDIKNISQVFIVACGSAYHTGVVTQYVMEDLARIPVRVELASEFRYRRPILNKNDLVIVVSQSGETADTLAGLRLAKEQEVKTLGIVNVVGSSIAREADNVFYTLAGPEIAVATTKAYSAQLIAGYMLSIEFARVRGEITEEQYTGYITELQTIPDKIGRILEDKERIQWFAAKQANAQDIFFVGRGIDYAICLEGSLKLKEISYIHSEAYAAGELKHGTISLIEDGILVIGVLTQPELYEKTISNMVECKSRGASLMALTTVGNYSIEDTAEFTVYVPKTDEHFAASLAVVPLQLLGYYVSVARGLDVDKPRNLAKSVTVE